The following coding sequences lie in one Anoplolepis gracilipes chromosome 4, ASM4749672v1, whole genome shotgun sequence genomic window:
- the Para gene encoding sodium voltage-gated channel paralytic isoform X8, translating into MSEDSDSISEEERSLFRPFTRESLAAIEARIAEEEARQRELQQRRAEGEVRYDDEDEDEGPQPDPMFEQGGPIPVRMHNDFPPELASTPLEDIDSFYHNQRTFVVISKGKDIFRFSATDAMWMLDPFNPIRRVAIYILVHPLFSLFIITTILVNCILMIMPTTPTIESTEVIFTGIYTFESAVKVMARGFILQPFTYLRDAWNWLDFVVIALAYVTMGIDLGNLAALRTFRVLRALKTVAIVPGLKTIVGAVIESVKNLRDVIILTMFSLSVFALMGLQIYMGVLTQKCIKNFPEDGSWGNFTAENWERFNSNSSNWYVDEAKNMPLCGNSSGAGQCLPGYTCLQGYGENPNYGYTSFDTFGWALLSAFRLMTQDYWENLYQLVLRSAGPWHMLFFIVIIFLGSFYLVNLILAIVAMSYDELQKKAEEEEAAEEEAMREAEEAALAKENKAAAKEAAREAAAAAREAAAVAAEQIVKSPSDFSCHSYELFVGQEKGNDDNNKEKMSIRSIESVSDQRHIKQINNNHSAANKVRKVSAVPRAANGQFTYAYQESLRKASLSLPGSPFNLRRSSRGSHQFTIRNGRGRCFVPPGGDRKPLVLSTYLDAQEHLPYADDSNAVTPMSEENGTIVVPVYYANLGSRHSSYTSHASRLSYTSHGDLAFPGIRGIDSIGKQITKQEQILRNRTNKQTTPANGHVTDTNQKSYHFETDLEDPMGKTKQQDNPFIEPSQQHTVVDMKDVMVLNDIIEQAAGRQSQTPEQGVSTYYFPTDDDEEGPTFKDKLLAGMFRCIDIFCVWDCCWLWLEFQKYVSLLVFDPFVELFITLCIVVNTLFMALDHHDMDKDMERVLKSGNYFFTATFGIEATLKLIAMSPKYYFQEGWNIFDFIIVALSLLELGLEGVQGLSVLRSFRLLRVFKLAKSWPTLNLLISIMGRTVGALGNLTFVLCIIIFIFAVMGMQLFGKNYIDNVHYFPDEELPRWNFTDFMHSFMIVFRVLCGEWIESMWDCMLVGDVSCIPFFLATVVIGNLVVLNLFLALLLSNFGSSNLSAPTADNDTNKIAEAIDRIARFIKWIKRNILYIAKLMRAKLTNQISDQAPGEGPSNSWKEDGIDRDGDLDLADGELDAYRDKKSAKELNQLEVAIGDGMEFTIHGDLKNKLKRGKLCMNNTKVIANSINHHDYRLDNDYINQNEDDTISNKSYGSHKNRAFKDESHKGSMDSLNGEEKKDASKEDLEQEEDLEDEGEEGDELDVDIIHADEDPIQSNYPSDCCPENCYKKFPFLAGDDDAPFWQGWANLRLKTFRLIENKYFETAVITMILLSSLALALEDVHLQQRPVLQDILYYMDRIFTVIFFLEMLIKWLALGFRKYFTNAWCWLDFIIVMVSLINFVASLCGAGGIQAFKTMRTLRALRPLRAMSRMQGMRVVVNALVQAIPSIFNVLLVCLIFWLIFAIMGVQLFAGKYYKCVDVNKTTLSYEIIPDRNACFAENYTWENSPMNFDHVGKAYLCLFQVATFKGWIQIMNDAIDSREVGKQPIRETNIYMYLYFVFFIIFGSFFTLNLFIGVIIDNFNEQKKKAGGSLEMFMTEDQKKYYNAMKKMGNKKPLKAIPRPRWRPQAIVFEIVTDKKFDMIIMLFIGLNMLTMTLDHYQQTATFSNVLDYLNMIFIVIFTSECLMKIFALRYHYFKEPWNLFDFVVVILSILGLVLSDIIEKYFVSPTLLRVVRVAKVGRVLRLVKGAKGIRTLLFALAMSLPALFNICLLLFLVMFIFAIFGMSFFMHVKDKSGLDDVYNFKTFGQSMILLFQMSTSAGWDGVLDGIINEEDCQEPNNEIGYPGNCGSSTIGIAYLLSYLVISFLIVINMYIAVILENYSQATEDVQEGLTDDDYDMYYEIWQQFDPDGTQYIRYDQLSEFLDVLEPPLQIHKPNKYKIVSMDIPICKGDLMFCVDILDALTKDFFARKGNPIEETGDLGEVQARPDEVGYEPVSSTLWRQREEYCARLIQNAWRKHKQQRLGGPSEESDDPDTDLCVRQTKVLVESDGYVTKNGHRVVIHSRSPSVTSRTADV; encoded by the exons GTACGATAtgacgacgaggacgaggacgaagGTCCTCAGCCGGATCCGATGTTCGAGCAGGGAGGGCCGATTCCGGTCCGAATGCACAACGACTTTCCACCCGAGTTGGCCTCCACACCTCTCGAGGATATCGATAGCTTCTACCACAATCAAAGG ACCTTCGTCGTCATTAGCAAAGGAAAGGACATATTCAGGTTTTCAGCAACGGACGCGATGTGGATGCTCGATCCGTTCAACCCAATACGGCGTGTGGCCATTTACATATTGGTTCACCCGCTCTTTTCCCTTTTCATCATCACCACGATATTGGTTAACTGTATACTTATGATCATGCCCACTACGCCCACCATCGAGTCCACCGA AGTGATATTTACGGGCATCTACACATTTGAGTCCGCCGTTAAGGTGATGGCGAGGGGTTTCATTCTGCAGCCTTTTACCTATCTTAGAGATGCATGGAATTGGCTCGACTTCGTAGTTATAGCTTTAGC TTATGTGACGATGGGCATAGATCTAGGCAACCTTGCCGCTCTCAGGACATTTCGAGTCCTCCGAGCCTTGAAGACTGTCGCTATTGTACCAG GTCTGAAAACCATTGTCGGCGCTGTGATAGAATCCGTGAAGAACCTGCGCGATGTGATAATCCTGACGATGTTCTCCCTCTCCGTCTTTGCGCTTATGGGCCTTCAGATTTACATGGGGGTCCTCACGCAAAAGTGTATAAAAAACTTTCCTGAGGACGGCTCCTGGGGTAATTTCACCGCCGAGAATTGGGAGCGATTCAATAGTAACTCAA GTAATTGGTACGTGGACGAGGCCAAAAATATGCCCTTATGCGGAAATTCATCGGGGGCGGG GCAGTGCCTTCCCGGCTACACGTGTTTACAAGGATATGGCGAGAATCCGAATTACGGTTACACGAGCTTCGATACTTTCGGCTGGGCGTTGCTCTCCGCTTTCCGTCTCATGACTCAGGATTATTGGGAAAATCTGTATCAACTGGTATTGAGATCAGCTGGACCGTGGCACATGCTCTTCTTCATCGTCATCATCTTCCTCGGATCCTTCTATCTCGTCAACTTGATTCTCGCTATTGTCGCGATGTCGTACGACGAGTTGCAAAAGAAGGCCGAAGAGGAAGAGGCTGCCGAGGAAGAAGCTATGAGA GAAGCCGAGGAAGCTGCACTGGCGAAGGAGAACAAGGCTGCAGCAAAAGAGGCAGCACGAGAGGCCGCCGCAGCCGCGAGGGAAGCCGCAGCGGTGGCTGCCGAACAGATTGTCAAGTCCCCATCGGATTTTTCGTGTCACAGTTACGAGCTGTTCGTCGGCCAGGAGAAGGGTAACGACGACAACAACAAGGAGAAGATGAGCATACGTTCAATCGAGTCCGTCAGCGATCAGAGGCACATCAAGCAGATCAACAACAACCACAGCGCTGCCAATAAAGTGCGAAAAGTCAGCGCC gTCCCTCGCGCCGCTAATGGCCAGTTTACTTATGCCTACCAGGAAAGTCTGCGGAAG GCGAGCCTGAGCCTACCCGGCTCACCGTTCAATCTGCGACGCAGCAGCCGTGGCAGCCACCAATTTACAATACGCAATGGTCGCGGTCGATGCTTCGTCCCCCCGGGCGGTGACCGGAAGCCCCTCGTGCTGTCAACGTACCTGGACGCCCAGGAGCATCTACCCTACGCCGACGACTCGAACGCGGTCACGCCTATGTCCGAGGAGAACGGCACGATCGTGGTGCCGGTGTACTATGCGAATCTCGGCTCCCGTCACTCGTCGTACACCTCCCACGCCTCGCGGCTCTCCTACACGTCCCACGGCGACCTGGCGTTCCCCGGTATCCGCGGCATCGACAGCATCGGCAAACAGATCACCAAGCAGGAGCAGATCCTCAGGAATCGCACCAACAAACAGACGACGCCTGCCAACGGCCATGTTACCGACACCAATCAGAAGTCCTATCACTTT GAAACCGATCTGGAGGATCCCATGGGCAAGACCAAGCAACAAGACAATCCGTTTATCGAGCCGTCTCAGCAGCACACGGTGGTCGACATGAAGG ACGTGATGGTGTTAAACGACATCATCGAGCAGGCTGCCGGTCGCCAGAGTCAGACGCCGGAGCAAGGAG TTTCGACCTATTACTTTCCGACAGACGACGATGAAGAAGGGCCTACGTTCAAGGACAAGTTATTGGCCGGAATGTTCCGTTGTATCGACATCTTTTGCGTCTGGGACTGCTGCTGGCTCTGGCTCGAGTTTCAAAAGTACGTGTCCTTGTTGGTCTTTGATCCGTTCGTAGAACTCTTCATCACGCTCTGCATCGTCGTCAATACGCTCTTCATGGCGTTGGATCACCACGATATGGACAAAGATATGGAGAGAGTTCTCAAATCTGGCAATTAC TTCTTCACCGCAACATTCGGTATCGAAGCCACTCTGAAGTTGATAGCGATGAgtccaaaatattattttcaagaagGCTGGAACATCTTTGACTTTATAATCGTCGCTCTTTCACTTCTGGAGTTGGGTCTGGAAGGTGTACAAGGTCTATCGGTATTACGATCATTCAGATTG CTAAGAGTGTTCAAGTTGGCTAAATCGTGGCCTACGCTGAATCTGCTAATCTCCATCATGGGCAGAACGGTGGGTGCGCTGGGTAATTTGACGTTCGTATTGTGCATCATTATCTTCATCTTCGCCGTGATGGGTATGCAGCTTTTCGGCAAGAATTACATCGACAACGTTCACTACTTCCCGGACGAGGAGTTGCCCAGATGGAACTTTACCGATTTCATGCACTCTTTCATGATCGTTTTCCGAGTACTATGCGGAGAGTGGATTGAGTCTATGTGGGATTGCATGCTGGTGGGCGATGTCTCTTGTATACCATTCTTCTTAGCTACCGTCGTCATCGGTAACTTGGTC GTCCTGAACCTCTTCTTAGCTCTGTTGCTCAGCAACTTTGGCTCGTCAAATCTGTCAGCCCCGACCGCGGACAACGACACGAACAAGATCGCGGAGGCGATCGATCGCATAGCGCGTTTCATTAAGTGGATCAAGCgaaatattctttacattGCTAAATTGATGCGAGCCAAACTCACCAATCAGATATCCGATCAGGCGCCAGGTGAGGGACCGTCCAACAGTTGGAAAGAAG ATGGGATTGATCGCGATGGGGACCTAGATCTTGCAGATGGCGAATTGGATGCGTACAGAGACAAGAAGAGCGCCAAAGAGCTCAACCAGCTTGAAGTAGCCATTGGCGATGGGATGGAGTTCACCATTCACG GAGATTTGAAGAACAAGCTGAAGAGAGGCAAGCTGTGCATGAACAATACAAAGGTTATCGCGAATTCAATTAATCACCACGATTATAGACTCGACAACGATTATATTAATCAGAACGAGGATGACACCATCAG TAATAAATCATACGGCAGCCACAAAAACCGGGCATTTAAGGACGAAAGTCACAAAGGCAGTATGGACTCGTTGAATGGCGAGGAGAAGAAAGATGCCAGCAAAGAAGATTTGGAGCAGGAAGAAG ATCTAGAAGACGAGGGCGAAGAAGGTGACGAGCTCGACGTCGACATCATACACGCGGACGAAGATCCCATTCAATCGAATTATCCTTCCGACTGCTGTCCGGAAAATTGCTACAAGAAATTCCCATTCCTGGCCGGTGATGACGACGCTCCGTTTTGGCAAGGTTGGGCGAACCTGCGATTAAAGACCTTCCGGCTGATCGAGAACAAGTACTTCGAGACTGCCGTCATCACCATGATCCTTCTGAGTAGCTTGGCCTTG GCTTTGGAGGACGTTCATCTGCAACAACGACCTGTCCTACAGGACATATTGTATTACATGGACCGAATATTCACTGTGATATTCTTCCTCGAGATGTTGATCAAGTGGCTGGCTCTAGGATTTAGGAAGTATTTCACAAACGCCTGGTGCTGGCTCGACTTCATCATCGTCATG GTATCGCTCATTAACTTCGTAGCGTCGCTCTGTGGCGCTGGCGGGATTCAAGCCTTCAAAACAATGCGGACCCTAAGGGCCCTAAGGCCGCTCAGGGCGATGTCTAGAATGCAGGGGATGCGG GTAGTCGTTAATGCCTTGGTCCAAGCCATTCCATCTATCTTCAACGTGTTGCTGGTATGCCTTATTTTCTGGCTTATATTCGCTATCATGGGAGTACAGCTATTCGCTGGCAAATATTACAAG TGCGTCGACGTGAACAAGACGACACTCAGCTACGAGATAATACCAGATCGGAACGCCTGCTTCGCAGAGAATTACACGTGGGAGAACTCACCAATGAATTTCGATCACGTCGGGAAAGCATATCTGTGCCTATTCCAAGTGGCGACTTTCAAAGGGTGGATCCAAATCATGAATGACGCGATCGATTCCAGGGAG gTCGGCAAGCAGCCGATTCGCGAAACAAACATTTACATGTACCTCTACTTCgtgtttttcattatatttggATCGTTTTTTACCCTCAACCTATTCATTGGTGTGATCATCGACAACTTTAACGAGCAAAAGAAGAAGGCTGGCGGATCCCTCGAGATGTTCATGACAGAAGATCAGAAGAAATATTACAACGCCATGAAGAAAATGGGCAATAAGAAGCCTCTGAAAGCCATTCCTCGACCGAgg TGGCGACCGCAGGCGATAGTGTTTGAAATAGTGACGGACAAAAAGTTCGATATGATAATCATGCTGTTCATTGGGCTAAACATGCTCACGATGACGTTGGACCATTATCAACAAACCGCAACGTTCAGCAATGTTCTGGACTATCTCAACATGATATTCATTGTGATATTCACCAGCGAGTGTCTCATGAAGATCTTCGCTCTGCGCTACCACTACTTCAAGGAGCCATGGAACCTCTTTGATTTTGTTGTTgttatattgtcaatattag GTCTGGTGCTCAGCgacattattgaaaaatatttcgtatcgCCGACTTTGCTTCGTGTAGTGAGAGTGGCGAAGGTCGGTCGTGTGCTTCGACTCGTGAAAGGTGCCAAGGGTATCCGAACTCTTCTCTTCGCCCTGGCGATGTCGTTGCCGGCCCTCTTTAATATTTGCCTACTGCTGTTTTTGGTGATGTTTATCTTCGCGATATTCGGAATGTCTTTCTTCATGCACGTCAAAGACAAGAGCGGACTCGACGACGTGTACAATTTCAAAACGTTTGGACAGTCCATGATACTGCTATTTCAG atGTCGACATCGGCCGGTTGGGACGGTGTTCTCGACGGTATAATAAACGAGGAGGACTGCCAGGAGCCGAACAACGAGATCGGCTACCCGGGCAACTGCGGCTCCTCGACGATCGGGATCGCTTATCTGCTCTCGTATCTCGTCATCAGCTTCCTGATCGTCATCAACATGTACATCGCCGTGATTCTCGAGAATTACTCGCAGGCCACCGAAGACGTGCAGGAGGGCCTGACGGACGACGACTATGACATGTACTACGAGATTTGGCAGCAGTTCGATCCGGACGGCACGCAGTACATCAGATACGACCAGCTGTCGGAGTTTCTTGATGTATTGGAACCCCCGTTGCAGATACATAAGCCCAATAAATACAAGATCGTGTCGATGGATATCCCCATATGTAAGGGTGACCTTATGTTTTGCGTGGATATCCTCGACGCCCTCACCAAGGACTTTTTCGCACGGAAGGGAAATCCAATCGAAGAGACGGGCGATTTAGGCGAGGTCCAGGCACGGCCCGACGAAGTCGGCTACGAGCCGGTCTCATCCACCCTGTGGCGGCAGCGCGAGGAATATTGCGCTCGTCTTATACAGAATGCCTGGAGGAAGCACAAGCAGCAACGGCTTGGCGGGCCGAGCGAGGAGAGCGACGATCCGGACACGGATCTGTGCGTACGGCAGACCAAGGTGCTGGTCGAGAGCGACGGTTACGTCACGAAGAACGGTCATCGCGTTGTCATACACAGCCGATCGCCGAGTGTCACTTCGAGAACCGCGGACGTCTGA